A genomic region of Blattabacterium cuenoti contains the following coding sequences:
- the idi gene encoding isopentenyl-diphosphate Delta-isomerase: MEIKKQDDKDLIPLIGMKNKIVGFDKKEKIHIEGLLHSAVSVFIFNLENDLMLQRRSSKKYHSSSLWTNTCCSHPRKNESILNAAHRCLIEEMGFDCFLEKKFSFTYHEFLSNGLIENELDHVFVGSYEESPIINFKEVDNWKWISLNELIENIHDCPNSYTIWLQIIIKNYLNQLKCIKV; the protein is encoded by the coding sequence ATGGAAATAAAAAAACAAGATGATAAAGATCTTATTCCATTAATAGGAATGAAAAATAAAATTGTTGGATTTGATAAAAAAGAAAAAATTCATATAGAAGGATTATTACATAGCGCTGTTTCTGTTTTTATTTTTAATTTAGAAAACGATTTAATGTTGCAAAGAAGATCTTCAAAAAAATATCATTCTTCTTCACTTTGGACAAATACTTGTTGCAGTCATCCTAGAAAAAATGAATCCATTTTAAATGCAGCACATCGTTGTTTGATAGAAGAAATGGGTTTTGATTGTTTTTTAGAAAAAAAATTTAGCTTTACTTATCATGAATTTTTAAGTAATGGATTAATAGAAAATGAATTAGATCATGTTTTTGTCGGATCTTACGAAGAATCTCCAATTATAAATTTTAAAGAAGTGGATAATTGGAAATGGATTTCATTAAATGAATTAATTGAAAATATTCATGATTGTCCAAATTCCTATACCATTTGGTTACAAATTATTATTAAAAATTATTTAAATCAATTAAAATGTATTAAAGTATGA
- a CDS encoding 6-pyruvoyl trahydropterin synthase family protein — MIATISRKGYFSAAHRLYNNNWDYKKNIETFGKCAHLNYHGHNYKYIVSITGEIDPETGFIFNLQKLKYILYDEIEKLFDHKNINLDIKEFSSINPTIENIVIFMWSKIKKKISSNLDLKITLYETENNFVEYDGK, encoded by the coding sequence ATGATAGCTACTATAAGTAGAAAAGGATATTTTAGTGCGGCACATAGACTTTACAATAATAATTGGGATTATAAAAAAAATATTGAGACATTTGGGAAATGTGCTCATTTAAATTATCATGGACATAATTACAAATATATTGTAAGTATTACAGGAGAGATAGATCCGGAAACGGGATTTATTTTTAATTTACAAAAATTGAAATATATTCTTTATGATGAAATAGAAAAGCTTTTTGATCACAAAAATATTAATTTAGATATTAAAGAATTTTCATCTATAAACCCTACTATAGAAAATATAGTGATTTTTATGTGGAGTAAAATAAAAAAAAAAATATCTTCTAACTTAGATTTAAAAATAACTTTGTACGAAACGGAAAATAATTTTGTTGAATATGATGGAAAATAA